From Geomonas agri, one genomic window encodes:
- a CDS encoding TIGR03013 family XrtA/PEP-CTERM system glycosyltransferase translates to MDLRVAFYICTDAVLALASLILAAGVRFGEFRLHEEEMAAGVKAAVLFVVVALFSSYLMEVYTLPRDSRKRDIFVTCVQGGCAAFFFLSVVYYLAPELMLGRGVLFFALGFFVLLQFSWYALSGIGARRVPFSKRVLILGTGDLACQLGELLTSQAAPFTLAGYLECEGGERPLQTVHQQELFSSRIVPMHGDLLQTAREHKASAIVVALSERRGVLPLQEMMRCKLNGVEVLDAPAFYEMVQGKLLLEEMTPSFIIFSSGFHRTAFAKVYKPAMDIVLSLAGLCLTAPLFPFIALAIKLDSPGPLLFKQVRVGRGEEPFILYKFRSMRADAEREGAVWAAKNDARITRVGTFLRNSRIDELPQLYNVLKGDMSFIGPRPERPEFVENLKLSIYYYSKRHTIKPGLTGWAQVRYPYGATVQDAIEKLRYDLYYIKHLSFLLDMEILFETVKVVLFGRGR, encoded by the coding sequence ATGGATCTGCGAGTTGCTTTTTACATCTGCACCGATGCGGTGCTGGCCCTGGCCTCGCTGATCCTTGCCGCCGGGGTCCGCTTCGGGGAGTTCAGGCTGCACGAGGAGGAGATGGCTGCCGGGGTGAAGGCTGCCGTACTCTTCGTGGTGGTCGCGCTCTTCTCCTCCTACCTGATGGAGGTCTACACCCTCCCGAGGGACAGCCGCAAGCGCGACATCTTCGTGACCTGCGTCCAGGGAGGGTGCGCCGCCTTCTTCTTCCTCTCCGTGGTGTACTACCTCGCCCCGGAGCTGATGCTCGGGCGGGGGGTGCTCTTTTTCGCGCTCGGTTTTTTCGTGCTGCTGCAGTTTTCCTGGTACGCCCTTTCGGGTATCGGCGCCCGGAGGGTCCCCTTCTCCAAGCGGGTCCTCATCCTTGGCACCGGCGACCTCGCCTGCCAGCTCGGGGAGCTGCTCACCTCGCAGGCGGCCCCCTTCACCCTGGCCGGCTACCTCGAGTGCGAGGGGGGGGAACGGCCGCTCCAGACGGTGCACCAGCAGGAACTCTTCAGCTCCCGGATCGTTCCTATGCACGGGGACCTGCTGCAGACCGCGCGCGAGCACAAGGCCTCGGCCATCGTGGTGGCGCTCAGCGAGAGGCGGGGGGTGCTGCCGCTGCAGGAGATGATGCGCTGCAAGCTGAACGGGGTCGAGGTGCTGGACGCCCCGGCCTTCTACGAGATGGTCCAGGGAAAGCTCCTCCTGGAGGAGATGACCCCCTCCTTCATCATCTTCTCGAGCGGCTTTCACAGGACCGCCTTCGCCAAGGTGTACAAGCCGGCGATGGACATCGTGCTGTCGCTTGCCGGGCTCTGCCTGACGGCGCCCCTCTTCCCGTTCATCGCCCTGGCCATCAAGCTCGACTCGCCGGGGCCGCTGCTGTTCAAGCAGGTAAGGGTGGGGAGGGGGGAAGAGCCCTTCATCCTTTACAAGTTCCGCTCCATGCGCGCGGATGCCGAGCGGGAGGGAGCGGTGTGGGCGGCAAAAAACGACGCGCGCATCACCCGGGTGGGAACGTTCTTGAGGAACTCCCGGATCGACGAGCTCCCCCAGCTCTACAACGTGCTCAAGGGGGACATGAGCTTCATCGGCCCCCGCCCGGAGCGCCCCGAGTTCGTGGAGAACCTGAAGCTGAGCATCTACTACTACTCGAAGCGCCACACCATAAAGCCCGGGCTGACCGGCTGGGCCCAAGTGCGCTACCCCTACGGCGCCACGGTGCAGGACGCCATAGAGAAGCTGCGTTACGACCTTTACTACATCAAGCACCTCTCCTTCCTCCTGGACATGGAGATCCTCTTCGAGACGGTGAAGGTGGTCCTGTTCGGGCGGGGCAGGTAG
- a CDS encoding polysaccharide biosynthesis/export family protein gives MRLSALLLALLLLLAPLGVRAGDYVIGEGDSLDISVWGVKELNFPVKVRPDGKITVPGLGEVVASGATPSQLQTLLGGRLKELVKNPIVTVTVREITNSKVYVFGSGVKAAVYDLSRRTTVLQLLCTLPEVKTADLRNAYLLRDGKKVKTDLHRLFIQGDTAQDLLLESNDALFIPLLQDRSIYVMGAVNAPKAIEYREGMKVMEAILEAGGFTRFADQNDVVVRRKEGDKAQALEVKAKRLFKDGDLSQNIELKAGDYVMVKEAFF, from the coding sequence ATGAGGCTTTCTGCTTTGTTGCTGGCGCTACTTCTACTGCTCGCCCCCCTGGGCGTCCGTGCGGGGGATTACGTGATCGGGGAGGGGGACAGCCTGGACATCTCGGTCTGGGGAGTGAAGGAACTCAATTTCCCGGTCAAGGTCCGCCCCGACGGAAAGATCACCGTCCCCGGGTTGGGGGAGGTGGTGGCGAGCGGGGCCACTCCGAGCCAGCTGCAGACCCTTTTGGGGGGGCGCCTGAAGGAGCTGGTAAAAAACCCCATCGTCACCGTGACGGTGCGCGAGATCACCAACTCCAAGGTCTACGTCTTCGGTTCCGGCGTTAAGGCCGCGGTCTACGACCTGTCGCGGCGCACCACCGTTTTGCAGCTTCTGTGCACCCTGCCCGAGGTGAAGACGGCGGACCTGAGAAACGCCTACCTGTTGCGCGACGGCAAGAAGGTGAAGACCGACCTGCACCGCCTCTTCATCCAGGGGGACACGGCCCAGGACCTCCTCCTTGAGTCCAACGACGCGCTCTTCATACCGCTGCTGCAGGACCGGAGCATCTACGTCATGGGGGCGGTCAACGCACCCAAGGCGATCGAGTACCGGGAGGGTATGAAGGTGATGGAGGCGATCCTTGAGGCGGGAGGATTCACGAGGTTTGCGGACCAAAACGACGTGGTCGTGCGGAGAAAGGAGGGGGACAAGGCACAGGCCCTGGAAGTGAAGGCGAAGAGGCTCTTCAAGGACGGGGATCTGTCCCAGAACATCGAGCTGAAGGCCGGCGATTACGTGATGGTAAAGGAAGCCTTCTTCTAG
- a CDS encoding XrtA system polysaccharide chain length determinant, with translation MQESEYKKYLQLIARRKEFFVVGALVIMTVVFLVSYLLPRKYESSSTVFIEKNVISDLVKGLTVTPSMDDTINVLTYAITSRTLLTRVVDSLDMNLGKKGNEELIKDLQKNLTVKVKEKNNLFTIAFVHNDPRIARDLVNTLVRFYIEENTSFKRGESYDATKFLSEQIQAFNQKLQKAEGEVNAYKRASGGVIAIDEGKLFEEINVAQQKLYDLELRRRQLEGMRQVTRTANDPMQARLVALQKKLDDLRVQYTDSYPDVITVKGDIESVKEQMRTRRASEAQPLDPQEIARIDSEISALRVTEDGLRRHIASNRELLQRIPEAKAGLAKLEVERENQKKIYDELYSRHGQSEVSKQMEVQDKSTTFRVVDPAVLPTHPSSPNRLAIMLLGIVGGAVGSLFLLVLLDQIDTSAKDVEFAKSLGVPLLAVVPRMQVPEEVARARRKSKGIFALAAVYFLLLLVFPAMELMGLPYMDKALDRVSAAVFSQGSKGLVH, from the coding sequence GTGCAGGAATCGGAATACAAAAAGTACCTGCAGCTCATCGCGAGGCGCAAGGAGTTTTTCGTGGTGGGCGCCCTCGTCATCATGACCGTGGTCTTCCTGGTGAGCTACCTCTTGCCCAGGAAGTACGAGTCCTCGAGCACCGTCTTCATCGAGAAGAACGTGATCAGCGACCTGGTGAAGGGGCTCACCGTGACCCCCTCGATGGACGACACCATCAACGTGCTGACCTACGCTATTACGAGCCGCACCCTGCTTACCAGGGTTGTCGACAGCCTGGACATGAACCTTGGCAAAAAGGGAAACGAGGAACTCATAAAGGACCTGCAGAAGAACCTGACCGTCAAGGTGAAGGAGAAGAATAACCTCTTCACCATCGCCTTCGTGCACAACGACCCGCGCATCGCGCGCGACCTGGTGAACACGCTGGTGAGGTTCTACATCGAGGAGAACACCTCGTTCAAGCGGGGGGAGTCCTACGACGCCACCAAGTTCCTCTCCGAGCAGATCCAGGCCTTCAACCAGAAACTGCAGAAGGCCGAGGGTGAGGTAAACGCCTACAAGCGGGCCAGCGGGGGGGTGATCGCCATCGACGAGGGGAAGCTCTTCGAGGAGATCAACGTGGCCCAGCAAAAGCTCTACGATCTGGAGCTCAGGCGGCGCCAGCTCGAGGGGATGCGGCAGGTGACCAGGACGGCCAACGATCCCATGCAGGCAAGGCTCGTCGCCCTGCAGAAGAAACTGGACGACCTGCGGGTGCAGTACACGGACAGTTACCCGGACGTGATCACGGTAAAGGGTGACATCGAGTCGGTGAAGGAGCAGATGAGGACGCGCCGCGCCAGCGAAGCCCAGCCTCTGGACCCGCAGGAGATCGCGAGGATTGACTCCGAGATCTCCGCCCTCAGGGTGACCGAGGACGGGCTCAGGCGCCACATCGCCAGCAACCGGGAGCTGCTGCAGAGGATCCCGGAGGCCAAGGCGGGGCTCGCCAAGCTCGAGGTTGAGCGGGAAAACCAGAAGAAGATCTACGACGAGCTCTATTCCCGGCACGGACAGTCCGAAGTCTCCAAGCAGATGGAGGTGCAGGACAAGTCGACTACTTTCCGCGTCGTTGACCCGGCCGTGCTCCCTACCCACCCCTCGAGCCCGAACCGCCTGGCCATCATGCTGCTCGGCATCGTGGGCGGCGCGGTGGGGAGCCTTTTCCTGCTGGTCCTCCTTGACCAGATCGACACCTCGGCAAAGGACGTGGAGTTTGCCAAGTCCCTGGGCGTCCCGCTCCTTGCGGTGGTACCCCGCATGCAGGTCCCCGAGGAGGTGGCCAGGGCCCGCCGCAAGAGCAAGGGGATCTTCGCCCTCGCCGCGGTCTACTTCCTGCTCCTGCTGGTCTTCCCGGCCATGGAGCTCATGGGGCTTCCCTACATGGACAAGGCCCTGGACCGGGTGAGCGCCGCGGTGTTCAGCCAGGGGAGCAAGGGGCTTGTGCACTGA
- a CDS encoding XrtA-associated tyrosine autokinase — protein sequence MSRIEMAMEKAARLREEGGGQPGQEPPPAESAGTAPPVVPPAQALTPQNPFLVTIHEPHSQAAEEYRKLKSVLVKLTDGTPFKNALMVTSAVPGEGKSLTALNLAVSLAQGLDHTVLLVDADLRRPSLHRYLEIKQGKGLADILKGEAAIAETIVQTGIGKLAVIRSGTPVENPVELFSSQKMRALVDELKKRYPDRYLIFDTPPVLPFAESRALSSIVDGVVFVVMERFATQAQIKEAFDHLKGGVLGVVYNAAQSALEDESYGYSKYYQAQPQP from the coding sequence ATGAGCAGAATCGAGATGGCAATGGAGAAGGCGGCGCGTCTGAGAGAGGAGGGGGGAGGGCAGCCTGGGCAGGAGCCCCCTCCGGCCGAGAGCGCGGGGACGGCTCCGCCGGTGGTACCGCCGGCACAGGCGCTCACTCCGCAGAACCCCTTTCTCGTCACCATCCACGAGCCGCACAGCCAGGCCGCGGAGGAGTACCGGAAGCTCAAAAGCGTGCTGGTGAAGCTCACCGACGGCACCCCCTTCAAAAACGCCCTCATGGTGACGAGCGCGGTCCCCGGGGAGGGGAAGTCCCTTACCGCGCTGAACCTCGCGGTGAGCCTCGCCCAGGGGCTCGACCACACGGTGCTCCTTGTGGACGCGGACCTGCGCCGCCCCTCCTTGCACCGCTACCTCGAGATCAAGCAAGGCAAAGGGCTTGCCGACATCCTCAAGGGGGAGGCGGCCATCGCGGAGACTATCGTCCAGACGGGCATCGGCAAGCTCGCGGTGATCCGCAGCGGTACCCCGGTGGAGAACCCGGTGGAGCTCTTCTCCTCGCAGAAGATGCGGGCCCTGGTGGACGAGCTCAAGAAGCGCTACCCGGACCGCTACCTGATCTTCGACACCCCGCCGGTGCTCCCCTTCGCTGAGAGCCGCGCGCTCTCCTCGATCGTGGACGGGGTCGTCTTCGTGGTGATGGAGCGCTTCGCCACCCAAGCCCAGATCAAGGAGGCCTTCGACCACCTGAAGGGGGGGGTGCTCGGCGTGGTCTACAACGCGGCGCAATCGGCACTTGAGGACGAGAGCTACGGCTACTCGAAGTATTACCAGGCGCAGCCTCAGCCCTAG
- a CDS encoding XrtA/PEP-CTERM system-associated ATPase translates to MYEEFFRFKRKPFELVPDPDFIYLSRSHKKAITYLDYGIRERAGFLLLTGDVGSGKTTLIRDLIGKKYERAVLAKVFNTRVSVEQLLCMINDDFGLEVAGKDKIALIRDLNDFLLEQYAAGNYPILIIDEAQNLEAGLLEEVRLLSNLESSHNKLLQIILVGQPELRDTMASSALMQLRQRISVSCHLHALSREETAAYIAHRMEVAGNREAASFAGEALELIYRFSRGIPRLVNIICDFLMLAAFADETRVITAEMTREVAQDLDFERTYWGDGPPHASPGEGGRAPGREGGDALERIERRLDALDDELSVRLPGALKGVEETVQAMQAEFSGRIGRNDRQVAELGEKVETVSCAIESLVLSGPNHPAAANFARRLMDGIGMGGKK, encoded by the coding sequence ATGTACGAAGAGTTCTTCAGATTCAAGAGAAAGCCGTTCGAGCTGGTGCCGGACCCGGATTTCATCTACCTTTCCCGCTCGCACAAAAAGGCGATCACCTACCTCGACTATGGCATCCGGGAGCGGGCCGGCTTCCTCCTTTTGACCGGAGACGTGGGAAGCGGCAAGACCACGCTGATCCGCGACCTGATCGGGAAGAAATACGAGCGGGCCGTGCTCGCCAAGGTGTTCAACACGCGGGTCTCCGTCGAGCAGCTCTTGTGCATGATCAACGACGACTTCGGCCTGGAGGTGGCCGGAAAGGACAAGATCGCCCTGATCCGCGACCTGAACGACTTCCTGCTGGAACAGTACGCCGCGGGGAACTACCCGATCCTGATCATCGACGAGGCCCAGAACCTCGAGGCGGGCCTCCTGGAAGAGGTGCGCCTCCTCTCCAACCTGGAGAGCTCGCACAACAAGCTCCTGCAGATCATCCTGGTGGGGCAGCCCGAACTGCGCGACACCATGGCAAGCTCCGCCCTCATGCAGCTGCGCCAGAGGATCAGCGTGAGCTGCCATCTGCACGCCCTCTCCAGGGAGGAGACCGCGGCCTACATCGCCCACCGCATGGAGGTGGCAGGCAACCGCGAGGCGGCCAGCTTCGCCGGTGAGGCGCTCGAGCTCATCTATCGCTTCAGCCGCGGCATCCCCCGCCTGGTGAACATCATCTGCGACTTCCTGATGCTCGCGGCCTTTGCCGACGAGACTCGAGTCATCACCGCCGAGATGACCCGCGAGGTGGCGCAGGACCTCGATTTCGAGAGGACCTACTGGGGGGACGGTCCCCCGCACGCCTCTCCTGGGGAGGGTGGGAGGGCGCCTGGTCGAGAGGGGGGGGACGCGCTCGAGCGCATCGAGCGGCGCCTCGACGCCCTCGACGATGAGCTCTCCGTGCGGCTTCCCGGCGCCCTCAAGGGGGTCGAGGAGACCGTGCAGGCGATGCAGGCGGAGTTTTCCGGCCGGATCGGAAGGAACGACCGGCAGGTTGCCGAGCTCGGGGAGAAGGTCGAGACGGTTTCCTGCGCCATAGAGAGCCTGGTGCTTTCCGGGCCGAACCATCCCGCCGCGGCCAATTTCGCGCGGCGCCTGATGGACGGCATCGGCATGGGGGGGAAGAAATGA
- a CDS encoding TIGR03016 family PEP-CTERM system-associated outer membrane protein, with protein MKGTFVKGFLAAAVLPFLVPVPARSAEFRLTPSLVVGEEYNDNLFQSATRPVTEYVTRLQPNLALNASGGGFKTDLAYGLDYRYFARNSRADQFDHRASMTGSFSFLDDFLHLDLSDTYSRVSANVARDVTAESLVASQTLQNNALVSPYLTWHLPGSSTLLTGYRYRDVRYWGGSGVDKTEHDGYTTWSRELSQGLVLSAQYSYARIKSAVNSLDRHEAYLGLRYDRAAGSFVYGNLGYDWQRFDNGRSTADPFWDIGASRDFGFLVAALGTKVQYAEDPETISTRNVNHYATLSRNFTRGLASFTASYSKYDKQALPGRDVQKKAFFGLNGRYDLRPDLGLTLNLSGDHLTRSLGGDFPYHLYGNVGLDYTLSPHVVLAANYSYISYRNDLASAAGGTNVNRAIVEMRLTR; from the coding sequence ATGAAAGGTACCTTCGTGAAGGGCTTCCTTGCCGCTGCGGTGCTCCCCTTTCTCGTCCCGGTCCCGGCCCGCAGCGCCGAGTTCCGCCTCACCCCCTCCCTCGTGGTCGGGGAGGAGTACAACGATAACCTGTTCCAGAGCGCGACCCGGCCGGTTACCGAATACGTGACGCGGCTCCAGCCGAACCTTGCACTGAACGCAAGCGGGGGAGGGTTCAAGACCGACCTCGCCTATGGGCTCGACTACCGCTACTTCGCCAGGAACAGCCGCGCCGACCAGTTCGACCACCGCGCCTCCATGACGGGGAGCTTCTCGTTTCTGGACGATTTCCTGCACCTGGACCTCAGTGACACCTACAGCCGCGTCTCCGCCAACGTGGCCCGCGACGTGACCGCCGAAAGCCTCGTGGCGAGCCAGACCCTGCAGAACAACGCCCTCGTCTCCCCCTACCTCACCTGGCACCTCCCCGGCAGCTCGACGCTCCTCACCGGCTACCGCTACCGTGACGTCCGCTACTGGGGGGGGAGCGGGGTGGACAAGACCGAGCACGACGGCTACACCACCTGGAGCCGCGAACTGAGCCAGGGACTCGTACTGAGCGCCCAGTACAGTTACGCGAGGATCAAGTCCGCCGTGAACAGCCTCGACCGGCACGAGGCGTACCTGGGGCTGCGCTACGACCGGGCCGCTGGGAGCTTCGTCTACGGCAACCTGGGTTACGATTGGCAGCGCTTCGACAACGGCAGAAGTACCGCAGATCCCTTCTGGGACATCGGCGCAAGCCGCGACTTCGGCTTTCTGGTCGCCGCCCTGGGCACCAAGGTGCAGTACGCCGAGGATCCGGAAACCATCTCCACAAGGAACGTGAACCACTACGCCACCTTGAGCCGTAACTTCACCCGCGGCCTTGCGAGCTTCACTGCCTCGTACTCGAAGTACGACAAGCAGGCGCTGCCCGGGCGCGACGTGCAGAAGAAGGCCTTTTTCGGGCTTAACGGGCGCTACGACCTGCGCCCGGACCTGGGGTTAACCCTGAACCTCTCCGGGGACCACCTGACCCGCTCCCTGGGGGGCGACTTTCCCTATCACCTTTACGGCAACGTCGGGCTCGACTACACCCTGAGCCCCCACGTGGTGCTCGCGGCCAACTACAGCTACATAAGCTACCGAAACGACCTGGCGAGCGCGGCGGGCGGGACCAACGTGAACCGCGCCATCGTGGAGATGAGGCTCACCAGGTGA
- a CDS encoding XrtA system polysaccharide deacetylase → MLNALTVDVEDYFQVSAFERYVDRDRWDDYPLRVEANTDRVLDLFDTFGVRGTFFVLGWVARRRPALVREIRDRGHEIACHGYGHQLVYRLGKEKFREDVREAKALLEDVTGHRVFGYRAPSYSITRQSLWALDVLVEEGFEFDSSVFPVYHDIYGLPGAPRFPHLITRSGGVIREFPLSTYPLSLAGRQFLLPVAGGGYLRLFPASFLGRCIREINGREGEPAVLYFHPWETDPGQPHIQAGLRSRFRHYLNLEKTEGKLRELLSGIRFGTMSEVFAALNGEGKGLPAAPDGVYS, encoded by the coding sequence ATGCTGAACGCCCTCACGGTGGACGTGGAGGACTACTTCCAGGTTTCCGCCTTCGAGCGCTACGTGGACCGTGACAGGTGGGACGACTATCCCCTGAGGGTGGAGGCGAACACGGATCGGGTGCTCGACCTCTTCGACACCTTCGGCGTCAGGGGTACCTTCTTCGTCCTCGGCTGGGTGGCCAGGCGCCGACCGGCGCTGGTGCGCGAGATCCGGGACCGGGGGCACGAGATCGCCTGCCACGGCTACGGGCACCAACTGGTCTACCGCCTGGGGAAGGAGAAGTTCCGCGAGGACGTGCGGGAGGCGAAGGCCCTTTTGGAGGACGTTACCGGCCACCGGGTGTTCGGCTACCGGGCCCCCAGCTATTCGATCACGAGGCAGTCGCTCTGGGCCCTGGACGTCCTCGTCGAGGAGGGGTTCGAGTTCGACTCGAGCGTCTTCCCGGTCTACCACGACATCTACGGCCTCCCCGGCGCGCCGCGCTTTCCGCACCTCATCACGCGCTCCGGCGGGGTGATCAGGGAGTTCCCGCTCAGCACCTACCCGCTCAGCCTGGCGGGGCGGCAGTTCCTGCTGCCGGTGGCGGGCGGGGGGTACCTGAGGCTCTTCCCCGCCTCCTTCCTCGGGCGCTGCATCAGGGAGATCAACGGCAGGGAAGGGGAGCCCGCGGTGCTCTACTTTCACCCCTGGGAGACCGACCCGGGGCAGCCCCACATCCAGGCCGGGCTCAGGTCACGCTTTCGGCACTACCTGAACCTGGAGAAGACCGAGGGAAAGCTGAGGGAGCTGCTCTCAGGCATCCGCTTCGGCACCATGAGTGAGGTCTTCGCGGCGCTTAACGGGGAGGGGAAGGGGCTTCCCGCCGCCCCCGACGGGGTGTACTCGTGA